The following proteins are co-located in the Deinococcus sp. KNUC1210 genome:
- a CDS encoding GAF domain-containing protein, with the protein MDAPIPDSEYSRLMALASYEILDTVPEAAFDRVTRLAAHVLNTPYAFINFVDRYRIWSKAGIGFPLGEPERASAFCSWTILQDAPLVVENTQLDLRFHDAPAVQGELAIRSYAGAPLTTPSGHRIGTLCVMDIQPHPLNAADLQALQDLADTVVSELELRMRNLHLSRELGAQAQFSRELRRTLDQARVLEGVTSLMDLDLDPEHMTLSAAALLGESIASDYMCLIVLNGELRVEAAYARPGLPPAAHALPTGLPSWPGALTLRTLRTPLYLNNSASVSGAVPEFVGAGIDQIAVVPLDTRETPPRCCWR; encoded by the coding sequence ATGGACGCGCCGATCCCTGACTCAGAGTATTCCCGTCTGATGGCACTCGCCAGCTACGAGATTCTGGACACCGTTCCCGAGGCAGCGTTTGACCGTGTGACCCGGCTGGCAGCCCACGTCCTGAATACGCCCTACGCCTTCATCAACTTCGTGGATCGCTACCGAATCTGGAGCAAAGCAGGCATCGGCTTCCCGCTGGGCGAACCCGAACGCGCATCGGCCTTCTGCAGCTGGACGATTCTGCAGGACGCTCCGCTGGTCGTCGAAAACACCCAGCTCGACCTGCGCTTTCACGACGCCCCCGCTGTCCAGGGTGAACTGGCGATTCGCAGCTATGCCGGAGCGCCGCTCACCACACCGTCGGGGCACCGCATCGGCACGTTGTGCGTGATGGATATCCAGCCACATCCTCTGAACGCCGCCGATCTTCAGGCGCTGCAGGACCTGGCCGACACGGTGGTGAGCGAACTGGAACTGCGGATGCGGAATCTGCATCTCAGCCGGGAGCTCGGCGCACAGGCACAGTTCAGCCGCGAACTGCGCCGCACGCTCGATCAGGCGCGTGTGCTGGAAGGCGTGACCAGCCTGATGGATCTGGACCTCGATCCGGAACATATGACGCTCTCGGCGGCGGCCCTGCTCGGCGAGTCCATCGCCAGCGACTATATGTGCCTGATCGTCCTGAACGGTGAACTGCGGGTCGAGGCCGCCTATGCCCGGCCCGGTCTGCCCCCGGCGGCCCACGCGCTTCCTACCGGGTTGCCGTCCTGGCCCGGTGCCCTCACCCTCAGAACCCTCCGCACGCCGCTGTACCTGAACAACTCTGCGTCTGTGTCCGGCGCGGTGCCCGAGTTCGTCGGAGCGGGCATCGACCAGATCGCCGTGGTGCCGCTGGACACGCGGGAGACACCACCTCGCTGCTGCTGGCGGTGA
- a CDS encoding response regulator transcription factor — protein MLPLRVRIELRPPVLAAGVAAMLADESALRVVDDAADVLILDAAGLSEWLAVPVAEAEAGLVVLDDGAPWISELLERALGWSWLKWDAARGELLAAVQAAGAGLVSLPAAQARAVWQGAEEPELPLPGESVALTPREQEVLALLGLGLSNKRIARNLGVSDHTVKFHVTALYSKLNVSSRTAAVTRALQLGLLSV, from the coding sequence ATGCTGCCGCTGCGCGTGCGGATCGAGTTGCGCCCGCCCGTACTGGCGGCAGGCGTGGCCGCGATGCTGGCAGACGAGTCGGCGCTGCGGGTGGTGGACGACGCCGCCGACGTGCTGATTCTGGACGCGGCAGGCCTGAGCGAGTGGCTGGCCGTTCCCGTGGCCGAGGCCGAAGCCGGGCTGGTGGTCCTGGACGACGGAGCGCCCTGGATCAGCGAACTGCTGGAACGCGCCCTGGGCTGGTCGTGGCTGAAGTGGGACGCGGCCCGCGGAGAACTGCTGGCGGCGGTGCAGGCAGCCGGGGCAGGTCTGGTCAGCCTGCCCGCTGCTCAGGCCCGCGCCGTGTGGCAGGGTGCCGAAGAACCGGAACTGCCGCTGCCCGGCGAGAGCGTTGCTCTGACGCCGCGTGAACAGGAAGTCCTGGCGCTGCTGGGGCTGGGGCTGAGCAACAAGCGGATTGCCCGCAATCTGGGCGTCAGTGATCACACCGTCAAGTTCCATGTCACGGCGCTGTATTCCAAGCTGAACGTGTCGAGCCGCACCGCCGCCGTCACGCGGGCTCTTCAGCTCGGGCTGCTGAGCGTGTGA
- a CDS encoding nitroreductase, whose translation MPTLESAPTISPSERPNLDLFAAIHERRTVDLAHLRPDPLPNATLLTLLEAANWAPSHGQTEPWRFAVFTGEGRGLLATTLATSLALIKGQTEPDPETLRIEHERKRLAPVWLAVAVEPAEKPSMPLHEEQWAVACAVQTLMLAARSMGIGSKWISNPPSLHPNTARSLGFSERASMMGVLFLGYPAGEWPSGKRRPIADKVRWFGDEPGV comes from the coding sequence ATGCCAACCCTGGAATCTGCGCCGACCATCTCTCCTTCCGAACGCCCGAACCTCGATTTGTTCGCCGCCATCCATGAGCGGCGCACGGTGGATCTGGCACACCTCAGGCCCGACCCACTCCCGAACGCCACGCTGCTGACGCTGCTGGAAGCGGCCAACTGGGCACCCAGCCACGGACAGACCGAGCCGTGGCGCTTCGCCGTCTTTACCGGCGAGGGACGAGGACTGCTGGCAACGACCCTGGCGACCTCGCTGGCGCTGATCAAGGGACAGACGGAACCGGACCCCGAGACGCTGCGAATCGAGCACGAGCGCAAACGGCTGGCCCCGGTGTGGCTGGCAGTGGCGGTGGAACCCGCCGAGAAGCCCAGCATGCCGCTGCACGAGGAACAGTGGGCGGTGGCCTGCGCCGTGCAGACCCTGATGCTGGCAGCCCGTTCAATGGGAATCGGCAGCAAATGGATCAGCAATCCGCCGAGCCTGCATCCCAATACCGCCCGCAGTCTGGGCTTTTCCGAGCGTGCCAGCATGATGGGTGTGCTGTTCCTGGGCTACCCGGCAGGCGAGTGGCCCAGCGGCAAGCGCCGCCCGATCGCCGACAAGGTGCGCTGGTTTGGAGACGAACCCGGCGTGTAA
- a CDS encoding S1C family serine protease, translating into MTQESSNNTSENSAATETRQEFARLSAALADTAERASAGVVTVLAHRRISGTVIGAQQVLTIAHALHGDELTIRTQDGRELSASVTGRDPVSDLALLTVPDLNGSTPSTAAPTRVGELLLALGRPDTLQASLGMAGQPAPAAGWLATGAQPFRGVSGGMLLDAQGALLGILNAGAMRGQLLAVPVETALKIAGVLAEKGHLPQGFLGVGTQPVHFPAEADTQGAARQEGQGRRGRGGRGRWGRLGLTVVRVEDGSPAQTAGLKVGDVLLALDGAALRHPGALHEDIRRRAGETVMLSVLRGGEEQEVSVTLGER; encoded by the coding sequence ATGACACAGGAATCTTCCAACAACACTTCCGAGAACAGCGCCGCCACCGAAACCCGTCAGGAGTTTGCCCGCCTGTCTGCCGCCCTCGCCGATACCGCCGAACGCGCTTCGGCTGGCGTGGTGACGGTACTGGCCCACCGCCGGATCAGCGGGACCGTGATCGGGGCGCAACAGGTTCTGACCATCGCCCACGCCCTGCACGGCGACGAACTGACGATCCGCACACAGGACGGGCGCGAGCTGAGCGCCAGCGTCACGGGCCGCGACCCGGTCAGCGATCTGGCGCTGCTGACGGTGCCCGATCTGAACGGCAGCACGCCCTCCACAGCGGCTCCCACGCGTGTCGGCGAGCTGCTGCTGGCGCTGGGCCGCCCGGACACACTCCAGGCGAGCCTGGGAATGGCGGGCCAGCCTGCACCCGCCGCTGGCTGGCTGGCAACCGGGGCGCAGCCGTTCCGGGGCGTGTCGGGCGGGATGCTGCTCGACGCTCAGGGCGCACTGCTGGGCATTCTGAATGCCGGGGCGATGCGCGGGCAACTGCTGGCGGTTCCCGTAGAAACGGCGCTGAAGATCGCGGGCGTGCTGGCCGAGAAGGGTCATCTTCCGCAGGGCTTTCTGGGCGTCGGCACCCAGCCGGTTCATTTTCCGGCAGAGGCAGACACCCAGGGCGCTGCACGCCAGGAAGGACAGGGACGGCGTGGACGCGGCGGGCGTGGACGCTGGGGACGCCTGGGCCTGACGGTGGTGCGCGTCGAGGACGGCAGCCCGGCACAGACGGCGGGCCTGAAGGTCGGTGACGTGCTGCTGGCGCTCGACGGCGCTGCGCTGCGGCATCCGGGGGCGCTGCACGAAGACATCCGTCGCCGTGCCGGTGAAACCGTGATGCTCAGCGTGTTGCGCGGCGGCGAAGAGCAGGAAGTGAGCGTGACGCTGGGCGAGCGCTAA
- a CDS encoding polyphosphate kinase 2 family protein, which yields MKTDDYRVRPGKKISLSDVPTDDARGFTKAEAAVRKPQMLLHLTKLQERLYAEEKQSLLVVLQTRDAGGKDGTVKHVFTGLNPQGVNVTPFKEPTPVEQGHDFLWRVHAHTPAAGMIGIFNRSYYEDVLVTRVHGEVKPGEVERRFEQICAFEELLQSQGTRILKFHLHISKDEQKQRFQERLDNPEKQWKFSANDLPERKLWDEYTAAYEDMLRATTTDTAPWYVIPADRKWFRNDLISQIVLETLTDMDPQFPQVTFDPKTIRFQ from the coding sequence ATGAAAACAGACGACTACCGTGTGCGTCCCGGCAAGAAGATCAGCCTGAGCGACGTGCCGACGGACGACGCCCGGGGCTTCACCAAAGCAGAGGCGGCGGTGCGAAAGCCGCAGATGCTGCTGCACCTGACCAAACTTCAGGAGCGGCTGTACGCCGAGGAAAAGCAGAGTCTGCTGGTGGTGCTTCAGACACGGGACGCGGGCGGTAAGGACGGCACTGTCAAACACGTCTTTACTGGCCTCAACCCGCAGGGCGTGAACGTGACGCCCTTCAAGGAACCGACCCCGGTGGAGCAGGGGCACGATTTTCTGTGGCGGGTTCATGCCCACACGCCTGCCGCCGGAATGATCGGCATCTTCAACCGTTCGTACTACGAAGACGTACTCGTGACGCGGGTTCACGGCGAGGTGAAGCCGGGCGAGGTGGAGCGGCGGTTCGAGCAGATCTGCGCCTTTGAAGAGCTGCTTCAGAGTCAGGGCACGCGCATTCTGAAGTTCCACCTCCATATCAGCAAGGACGAGCAGAAGCAGCGCTTTCAGGAACGGCTGGACAATCCCGAAAAGCAGTGGAAATTCAGCGCCAACGACCTGCCCGAACGCAAACTCTGGGACGAATACACCGCCGCGTATGAAGATATGCTGCGGGCCACCACCACCGACACCGCTCCCTGGTATGTCATTCCCGCCGACCGCAAGTGGTTCAGAAACGACCTGATCAGCCAGATCGTGCTCGAAACGCTGACTGACATGGACCCGCAGTTCCCGCAGGTGACGTTCGATCCCAAGACCATCCGCTTCCAGTAG
- a CDS encoding GGDEF domain-containing protein — protein sequence MRLHNSSVKQWRGSDRALLESAGRSVRSALDRQVLARAAVRQARQDPLTSLLNRRAFDEDVRRWHDENVGFTLSMIDLDGFKGVNDSQGHLQGDVVLKIFGSTLSAALDEQARLYRFGGDEFVLLTLSGDDHTHPETWDTEAIFEVIDLAVLAARQVATLGGASVGMAHSHEASGEALLELADARMYTVKQRRQALRRTALIPSGSASAEVPGGVRKSV from the coding sequence GTGAGGCTGCACAACAGTTCGGTCAAGCAGTGGCGCGGCAGCGACCGGGCGCTGTTGGAATCGGCAGGACGCAGCGTGCGGAGCGCCCTCGACCGGCAGGTTCTGGCGCGGGCAGCGGTGCGGCAGGCCCGGCAGGACCCGCTGACCAGCCTGCTCAATCGCCGGGCCTTCGACGAAGATGTTCGGAGATGGCACGACGAAAATGTCGGCTTCACCCTCTCGATGATCGATCTGGACGGCTTCAAGGGCGTCAACGATTCACAGGGGCATCTTCAGGGCGACGTGGTGCTCAAGATCTTCGGCAGCACCCTGAGTGCAGCCCTCGACGAACAGGCGCGGCTGTACCGCTTTGGCGGCGACGAATTTGTACTGCTGACCCTCAGCGGAGACGACCACACTCACCCGGAAACCTGGGATACGGAGGCCATCTTCGAGGTGATCGATCTGGCGGTTCTGGCGGCGCGTCAGGTGGCGACGCTGGGCGGGGCGAGCGTGGGCATGGCGCACAGCCACGAGGCCAGCGGCGAGGCGCTGCTGGAGCTGGCCGACGCCCGCATGTATACCGTCAAGCAGCGGCGTCAGGCCCTGCGGCGCACAGCGCTGATTCCTTCCGGCAGCGCGTCAGCCGAGGTACCCGGCGGCGTCAGGAAGTCGGTTTAG
- a CDS encoding glycoside hydrolase family 3 protein gives MNRLACLLACTVSLSLASAASFPYQNPALPTADRVQDLLSRMTPEEKAGQLVQINVTSLMVGNGYTRGPFDPDQLSAVLGKAHVGSVLSGGGAAPVPNTPAAWAEMTNALQTYALNASPLHIPLLYGADGVHGHNNVLGATLFPHNIGLAASFDPALAQQVATSTGVAMRATGVNWNFAPVADLGRDPRWGRFYETFGEDPAVVAAMVAAQVRGFQASPLTGVAATVKHFIGYGQAPDGTDRAPATVSASTLKALLLPPFQAAIDAGAASVMVNSGSLNGEPAHASPQLLSSLLRSELNFGGVTISDWDDVDRLKSVYQVASSDQDAVKQAVLAGIDVMMVPTRADDYSGIVAQLVRAGTLPMARLDQAAGRVLALKFRLGLFEHPFVNASEAAAKVVNRDLAYRAASASMTLLKNSQSGGGPLLPLSARTPRVLVVGPAANDARYQLGGWSVDWQGVPAGVNVPAVTVLAGLKANPPGGVSVTYQDGSRPADVQQAARSADVIVSVLGEQPGAEGKADSPALALSADDLARVQLLHSLGKPVVTVLLAGRPLDLRSVLPASDAFLMAYLPGSEGGRAVADALWGARSPSGRLPFSWPARPDALPSTLASPSSVPPLFAFGSGLSYTQFAERGLDINAAARRASVTVSNVGPRAGQHTVLAYDGSGAARHVVAVGTVRLEKGETKTVALTWLQAAK, from the coding sequence ATGAATCGCCTCGCCTGCCTGCTGGCCTGTACTGTTTCGCTTTCGCTGGCCTCTGCCGCCTCTTTCCCGTATCAGAACCCCGCCCTGCCCACGGCCGACCGGGTGCAGGACCTGCTGTCGCGTATGACGCCAGAAGAGAAGGCGGGGCAACTCGTCCAGATCAACGTGACCAGCCTGATGGTCGGCAACGGGTACACGCGTGGCCCCTTCGACCCGGATCAGCTGAGCGCGGTGCTGGGCAAGGCCCACGTCGGCTCGGTGCTGTCGGGCGGTGGAGCGGCCCCGGTGCCGAACACCCCCGCCGCGTGGGCCGAGATGACCAATGCCCTCCAGACCTACGCCCTGAACGCCTCGCCGCTGCATATTCCGCTGCTGTACGGTGCAGACGGTGTGCATGGTCATAACAACGTGCTCGGAGCCACGCTGTTTCCGCACAATATTGGGCTGGCAGCCAGCTTCGATCCAGCACTGGCCCAGCAGGTGGCGACCAGTACCGGCGTCGCCATGCGGGCGACCGGCGTGAACTGGAACTTCGCCCCTGTCGCGGACCTGGGCCGCGATCCGCGCTGGGGGCGCTTCTATGAAACGTTCGGTGAAGACCCCGCCGTGGTCGCCGCGATGGTGGCCGCCCAGGTCCGTGGGTTTCAGGCGAGTCCGCTGACCGGCGTGGCCGCCACCGTCAAGCATTTCATCGGGTATGGGCAGGCTCCGGACGGCACCGACCGCGCTCCGGCCACCGTGAGCGCCAGTACCCTGAAAGCCCTGCTGCTGCCCCCTTTTCAGGCCGCCATCGACGCCGGGGCCGCGTCGGTGATGGTCAACAGCGGCTCGCTGAACGGCGAACCCGCGCACGCCTCGCCTCAACTGCTGAGCAGCCTGCTGCGGAGCGAACTGAACTTCGGCGGCGTCACCATTTCCGACTGGGACGACGTGGACCGCCTGAAATCGGTCTATCAGGTGGCGAGCAGCGATCAGGACGCGGTGAAACAGGCGGTGCTGGCGGGCATCGACGTGATGATGGTACCGACCCGCGCCGACGACTACAGCGGCATCGTGGCGCAGCTGGTCCGAGCGGGCACCCTGCCGATGGCGCGGCTCGATCAGGCAGCGGGGCGGGTGCTGGCCCTGAAATTCAGATTGGGTCTGTTCGAGCATCCTTTCGTGAACGCGTCCGAGGCGGCGGCGAAGGTGGTCAACCGCGACCTCGCCTACCGGGCGGCGAGCGCGTCCATGACGTTGCTGAAGAATTCGCAGAGCGGCGGCGGGCCACTGCTTCCCCTGTCGGCCCGCACGCCCAGAGTCCTGGTGGTGGGTCCTGCGGCCAACGACGCCCGATATCAGCTGGGCGGGTGGAGTGTGGACTGGCAGGGAGTGCCCGCAGGCGTGAACGTTCCGGCGGTCACGGTGCTGGCCGGTCTGAAGGCCAATCCTCCGGGCGGCGTGAGCGTGACGTATCAGGACGGCTCGCGCCCCGCCGATGTGCAGCAGGCAGCCCGAAGCGCCGACGTGATCGTGTCGGTGCTGGGGGAACAGCCCGGCGCAGAGGGCAAGGCCGATTCTCCAGCGCTGGCACTGAGCGCCGACGATCTGGCACGTGTCCAGCTGCTGCACAGCCTGGGAAAGCCGGTGGTCACGGTGCTGCTGGCGGGTCGGCCCCTCGACCTCAGAAGCGTTCTGCCCGCCTCCGACGCCTTCCTGATGGCCTATCTGCCGGGCAGCGAGGGCGGCAGAGCCGTGGCCGACGCCCTGTGGGGCGCACGCAGTCCCAGTGGCCGCCTGCCGTTCTCCTGGCCCGCCCGCCCGGACGCGCTGCCGTCCACCCTGGCCTCACCGTCCAGCGTCCCGCCGCTGTTCGCCTTCGGCAGTGGCCTGAGCTACACCCAGTTCGCCGAACGCGGGCTGGACATCAATGCAGCGGCGCGGCGGGCCAGCGTGACGGTCAGCAACGTCGGCCCCCGTGCCGGGCAGCACACCGTGCTCGCCTATGACGGCAGCGGCGCGGCGCGGCATGTGGTGGCAGTCGGCACCGTGCGGCTGGAGAAAGGTGAAACGAAGACGGTCGCACTCACGTGGTTGCAGGCTGCAAAGTAA
- a CDS encoding helix-turn-helix domain-containing protein: MEQHDRQIGAQLRRLRVQMYGEMGSVGTVARDAGISIALLAAIERGERGLWELDEAEMTRLAQAYRLSPAQFVEQMGLDRDRPRAAVSEQPILTANLQRAVEEYGHRPRYAGLETMRWITYLSALQFEEGIDPEPAVWAEIFLTLKQSGVVPATAKPTS; encoded by the coding sequence ATGGAACAGCATGACAGGCAGATCGGCGCACAGCTTCGGCGGTTGCGGGTGCAGATGTACGGTGAAATGGGCAGCGTCGGCACCGTCGCCCGAGATGCGGGAATCAGCATCGCGCTGCTGGCGGCCATCGAGCGCGGCGAACGGGGCCTCTGGGAGCTGGATGAGGCCGAGATGACCCGGCTCGCGCAGGCCTATCGTCTCAGTCCGGCGCAGTTCGTCGAGCAGATGGGTCTGGACCGGGATCGTCCACGCGCCGCCGTGTCCGAACAGCCGATTCTGACAGCCAACCTTCAACGTGCTGTCGAGGAATACGGTCACCGTCCCCGGTATGCCGGGCTGGAAACCATGCGCTGGATCACGTACCTGAGTGCCCTTCAGTTCGAGGAAGGCATCGATCCCGAGCCAGCCGTATGGGCCGAGATTTTTCTGACACTGAAGCAGTCAGGTGTGGTGCCCGCGACGGCTAAACCGACTTCCTGA
- a CDS encoding Gfo/Idh/MocA family protein, translating into MPNKPRMPRPQRQSRRVGFAVVGLGELSAEEIIPALRTSQHAYLAAVVTAEPDKGRAFAAAAGLKDSDAYTYEQFGELAQRDDVQAVYIVLPNNLHREYVEQAARMGKHVLCEKPLASNTQDAEAIVKACHDAGVKLMVAYRIQYTPHHWAAKHAIAAGKLGAIKLMDSIHTQVEDDPSVWRLNLEQAGGGPLPDVGIYSLNTLRFLTGLEPEWVFAAQYQPTDDPRFKEVEESVSFMLGFPGGLIANCLTSYGADKTTTVRVLGDQGTAVLDPAFPYVGLKLRLIDKKGETTPSFPDYDQFGLEVDHFAQCIQQGKEPYTPGEEGVQDHRLMDAIYESARSGKRVEVKKLSGQDLFRTTGNVPRQLKAGG; encoded by the coding sequence ATGCCCAACAAACCCAGGATGCCCAGACCCCAGCGCCAGAGCCGGCGCGTCGGCTTTGCCGTGGTCGGTCTCGGAGAGCTGAGCGCTGAAGAGATCATTCCGGCGCTGAGAACCAGCCAGCACGCTTACCTCGCGGCGGTCGTGACGGCGGAACCGGACAAAGGGCGAGCCTTTGCCGCCGCAGCCGGACTGAAGGACAGCGACGCCTACACCTACGAGCAGTTCGGAGAGCTGGCGCAGCGCGACGACGTGCAGGCGGTGTATATCGTGTTGCCCAACAACCTGCACCGTGAATACGTCGAGCAGGCCGCCCGCATGGGCAAACATGTCCTGTGCGAAAAGCCGCTCGCCTCCAATACCCAGGATGCGGAAGCCATCGTGAAGGCGTGCCACGATGCGGGCGTCAAACTGATGGTCGCCTACCGCATCCAGTACACGCCGCACCACTGGGCGGCCAAGCACGCCATCGCGGCGGGCAAGCTCGGGGCCATCAAACTGATGGACAGCATTCACACCCAGGTCGAGGACGATCCGAGCGTGTGGCGGCTGAATCTGGAGCAGGCCGGGGGCGGACCGCTGCCGGATGTCGGCATCTACAGCCTGAATACCCTGCGGTTTCTGACAGGCCTGGAACCTGAATGGGTCTTCGCGGCCCAGTACCAGCCCACCGACGACCCGCGCTTCAAGGAGGTCGAGGAGTCGGTCAGCTTCATGCTCGGCTTTCCCGGCGGCCTGATCGCCAACTGCCTGACCAGCTACGGCGCAGACAAGACCACCACCGTGCGCGTGCTGGGCGACCAGGGAACAGCCGTGCTCGATCCGGCGTTTCCGTATGTGGGTCTGAAACTCCGGCTGATCGACAAGAAGGGCGAGACCACACCGAGTTTTCCCGATTACGACCAGTTCGGGCTGGAGGTGGACCATTTCGCGCAGTGCATCCAGCAGGGCAAGGAACCGTACACACCCGGCGAGGAGGGCGTGCAGGATCACCGTCTGATGGACGCCATCTACGAGAGCGCCCGCAGCGGCAAGCGCGTCGAAGTGAAGAAACTCAGCGGTCAGGACCTGTTCAGAACCACAGGCAACGTGCCCCGCCAGCTCAAAGCGGGCGGCTGA
- a CDS encoding inorganic phosphate transporter gives MTTPLLILLVIIVLALAFDYINGFHDTANAIATSVATRVLTPAQAIAMSALLNVVGALTGTAVAKTISRDIVAPQIAGDLRVVGAALVSAIVWNLFTWWRGLPSSSSHALVFSLVGAGVAAGGWGAIVPKGVNKTLLGLITSPALGFVVPILLMFLILWLVARHMRPSTVTRVFKPLQVFSAAFMAFSHGGNDAQKTMGIITLALGAYLGRTLDQVPTWVILASATAMGLGTATGGWRIIRTMGFKVVDLKPIDGFVAEMSAATIIEGASRLGIPVSTTHVISSAIMGVGTTKGFKKVKWQVAGRILSAWIFTIPTCIALGWLCGEVARLF, from the coding sequence ATGACGACCCCGCTCCTGATCCTGCTGGTGATCATCGTGCTGGCGCTGGCATTCGATTACATCAACGGATTTCACGACACCGCCAACGCCATCGCCACCTCGGTCGCCACCCGTGTGCTCACGCCTGCCCAGGCCATCGCCATGTCAGCCCTGCTGAACGTGGTGGGAGCGCTCACCGGCACGGCGGTTGCCAAGACCATCAGCCGCGACATCGTGGCCCCGCAGATCGCCGGAGACCTGCGGGTGGTGGGCGCAGCTCTCGTCAGCGCCATCGTCTGGAATCTGTTTACCTGGTGGCGCGGCCTGCCCAGTTCCAGCAGTCACGCGCTCGTCTTCAGCCTGGTCGGAGCGGGCGTGGCGGCGGGCGGCTGGGGAGCCATCGTGCCCAAGGGGGTGAACAAGACGCTGCTGGGACTGATCACGTCTCCGGCGCTCGGCTTTGTGGTGCCGATCCTGCTGATGTTCCTGATCCTCTGGCTGGTCGCCCGCCACATGCGCCCCAGCACCGTCACGCGGGTTTTCAAGCCGCTCCAGGTGTTCTCGGCAGCGTTCATGGCCTTCTCGCACGGCGGCAACGACGCCCAGAAGACGATGGGCATCATCACGCTGGCGCTGGGAGCGTACCTGGGCCGCACGCTGGATCAGGTGCCCACGTGGGTGATTCTGGCCTCGGCCACCGCGATGGGCCTGGGAACAGCGACGGGCGGCTGGCGCATCATCCGCACGATGGGATTCAAGGTGGTCGATCTCAAGCCGATCGACGGCTTCGTTGCCGAGATGAGCGCCGCCACCATCATCGAGGGCGCGAGTCGCCTGGGCATTCCAGTCAGCACCACCCACGTCATCAGCAGCGCCATCATGGGCGTGGGCACCACCAAGGGATTCAAGAAGGTGAAGTGGCAGGTGGCGGGCCGCATCCTGAGCGCCTGGATTTTCACCATTCCGACCTGCATCGCGCTCGGCTGGCTGTGCGGCGAGGTGGCGCGGCTCTTCTGA
- a CDS encoding DUF47 domain-containing protein has translation MALSRFMPRNPRFSQLFTQQAQNAVTTAAALVDLLADYTDIGRKVQRLRDLEHEGDRLSRETVNILAGLFIVPFDREDILELNTHLDDLVDDIEEAGRKLMLYRIQQPVPQALLLARTVQAQAELLTKAMPLLENLGNSDELKRLMQEVRALEDEADALGDEVQLHLYDGVTEVRGMVDAMRMGEIVGLIEQATDQAQRVASAVESILLKNA, from the coding sequence ATGGCTCTGTCAAGATTTATGCCCAGAAACCCCCGTTTCAGCCAGCTCTTCACGCAGCAGGCCCAGAACGCCGTGACGACGGCGGCGGCCCTGGTGGACCTGCTGGCCGACTACACCGATATCGGACGCAAGGTTCAGCGCCTGCGCGACCTGGAACACGAGGGCGACCGCCTGAGCCGTGAGACGGTCAACATCCTGGCCGGGTTGTTCATTGTGCCCTTCGACCGCGAGGACATCCTGGAACTGAACACCCACCTGGACGATCTGGTAGACGACATCGAGGAGGCAGGGCGCAAACTGATGCTTTACCGCATCCAACAGCCGGTGCCCCAGGCACTGCTGCTGGCCCGCACGGTGCAGGCACAGGCCGAACTGTTGACGAAGGCGATGCCACTGCTGGAAAACCTGGGCAACTCGGACGAACTGAAGCGGCTGATGCAGGAGGTCAGGGCGCTGGAAGACGAGGCCGACGCCCTGGGCGACGAAGTTCAGCTTCACCTGTACGACGGCGTGACCGAGGTGCGCGGCATGGTCGATGCCATGAGGATGGGCGAGATCGTGGGCCTGATCGAACAGGCGACCGATCAGGCGCAGCGCGTGGCGAGCGCCGTCGAGAGCATCCTGCTGAAGAACGCCTGA